One window of the Pararge aegeria chromosome 22, ilParAegt1.1, whole genome shotgun sequence genome contains the following:
- the LOC120633586 gene encoding uncharacterized protein LOC120633586 isoform X2, whose translation MYNFCYLLKCKMAKENKVKSKIPIPVDPLPPLSENTLKKNPRIKTDRHPLETLYQESVNSEKVATHNRKIKKALRRSNSVAIRADTRHVTVRQKTEDLDWNYKVFKDMSDDEQKKGTLLKADNRAGETSKISTPALKSFLEPCRVRNIKRSLKRPHSRELQGLNSYATCLSHNYGPDLFNYLLEKETITKVPRIPSTPRASVINWLLNVNGPGGNPAAVQTAAWYFDTVLTIAQTSAENMQVLAAACYWIALKIQGNVISSKKLVKAAANVFTVELLIVAESAVMERLKFPIQPIVAQDFIAYMSWVCDAANFVEIETAATLMFMAGLVVNPGLPQDLVEKDGAETPPLLSSNYPSILAAAAVRNALLVLKKRELLRVLETNDVYKAAVKKGSNFDFLCSLQWWALRKMSSPNYDYRALLEKAQNRILTDKIVASVNTNSFYLELSCI comes from the exons atgtataatttttgttatttattaaagtgtAAAATGGCTAAAGAAAACAAAGTCAAATCTAAAATACCCATTCCCGTCGATCCATTACCGCCTTTATCAGAAAACACCCTGAAGAAAAATCCAAGGATAAAAACTGACCGTCATCCATTAGAAACTTTATATCAAGAATCGGTAAATTCGGAAAAAGTTGCTACACATaataggaaaattaaaaaagctttaAGAAGATCAAACAGTGTCGCAATTAGAGCTGACACTAGACACGTAACTGTACGACAAAAAACAGAAGACTTAGACTGGAATTACAAAGTATTTAAGGACATGTCTGATGATGAACAGAAAAAAG GTACACTCTTAAAAGCAGACAATCGTGCTGGAGAAACTAGCAAGATTTCAACTCCCGCATTAAAGTCTTTCCTAGAACCCTGCAGGGtgagaaatataaaaagaagtCTTAAACGACCTCACAGTCGGGAACTGCAAG GGTTGAACTCATACGCTACTTGTTTAAGTCACAATTATGGTCCtgatttgtttaattatttattggagAAGGAAACTATTACCAAGGTGCCAAGAATACCCAGCACTCCACGTGCATCTGTCATAAATTGGCTGCTTAATGTCAAC GGTCCAGGAGGAAACCCTGCTGCAGTGCAAACAGCGGCTTGGTACTTCGATACTGTATTAACAATTGCGCAAACTTCGGCGGAGAACATGCAAGTTCTGGCCGCTGCTTGCTATTGGATAGCGCTGAAGATACAAGGCAATGTCATATCTTCGAAAAAGTTGGTGAAAGCTGCAGCTAATGTATTTACTGTTGAACTTTTGATAGTTGCCGAGAGTGCGGTGATGGAGAGACTG AAATTTCCAATCCAGCCAATAGTGGCCCAGGATTTTATAGCCTACATGTCGTGGGTGTGCGATGCAGCTAACTTTGTGGAGATCGAAACGGCTGCGACCCTCATGTTCATGGCGGGTCTAGTAGTAAACCCCGGTTTACCACAAGACCTGGTGGAAAAAGACGGTGCTGAGACACCTCCTTTGTTGTCTTCGAACTACCCCTCGATTTTAGCAGCCGCTGCTGTAAGGAACGCTTTGCTCGTGTTAAAGAAAAGAGAATTACTAAGAGTCCTGGAGACGAATGATGT ATATAAAGCAGCAGTGAAGAAGGGGTCTAACTTCGATTTCCTATGCTCATTGCAGTGGTGGGCGCTGCGCAAAATGTCGTCTCCAAATTACGACTACAGAGCTCTTTTAGAAAAAGCACAAAACCGTATTTTGACAGACAAAATTGTAGCGTCCGTTAATACTAATTCCTTTTATCTAGAACTAAGTTGTATTTAA
- the LOC120633586 gene encoding uncharacterized protein LOC120633586 isoform X1 yields MYNFCYLLKCKMAKENKVKSKIPIPVDPLPPLSENTLKKNPRIKTDRHPLETLYQESVNSEKVATHNRKIKKALRRSNSVAIRADTRHVTVRQKTEDLDWNYKVFKDMSDDEQKKGTLLKADNRAGETSKISTPALKSFLEPCRVRNIKRSLKRPHSRELQGISPVVTDDLREEKHKRRLVFTDRFEKRWHSTDFWLNSYATCLSHNYGPDLFNYLLEKETITKVPRIPSTPRASVINWLLNVNGPGGNPAAVQTAAWYFDTVLTIAQTSAENMQVLAAACYWIALKIQGNVISSKKLVKAAANVFTVELLIVAESAVMERLKFPIQPIVAQDFIAYMSWVCDAANFVEIETAATLMFMAGLVVNPGLPQDLVEKDGAETPPLLSSNYPSILAAAAVRNALLVLKKRELLRVLETNDVYKAAVKKGSNFDFLCSLQWWALRKMSSPNYDYRALLEKAQNRILTDKIVASVNTNSFYLELSCI; encoded by the exons atgtataatttttgttatttattaaagtgtAAAATGGCTAAAGAAAACAAAGTCAAATCTAAAATACCCATTCCCGTCGATCCATTACCGCCTTTATCAGAAAACACCCTGAAGAAAAATCCAAGGATAAAAACTGACCGTCATCCATTAGAAACTTTATATCAAGAATCGGTAAATTCGGAAAAAGTTGCTACACATaataggaaaattaaaaaagctttaAGAAGATCAAACAGTGTCGCAATTAGAGCTGACACTAGACACGTAACTGTACGACAAAAAACAGAAGACTTAGACTGGAATTACAAAGTATTTAAGGACATGTCTGATGATGAACAGAAAAAAG GTACACTCTTAAAAGCAGACAATCGTGCTGGAGAAACTAGCAAGATTTCAACTCCCGCATTAAAGTCTTTCCTAGAACCCTGCAGGGtgagaaatataaaaagaagtCTTAAACGACCTCACAGTCGGGAACTGCAAGGTATATCTCCGGTAGTCACTGATGATTTAAGAGAAGAGAAACACAAACGTAGGCTCGTGTTTACTGATCGTTTTGAAAAAAGATGGCACTCTACTGATTTCT GGTTGAACTCATACGCTACTTGTTTAAGTCACAATTATGGTCCtgatttgtttaattatttattggagAAGGAAACTATTACCAAGGTGCCAAGAATACCCAGCACTCCACGTGCATCTGTCATAAATTGGCTGCTTAATGTCAAC GGTCCAGGAGGAAACCCTGCTGCAGTGCAAACAGCGGCTTGGTACTTCGATACTGTATTAACAATTGCGCAAACTTCGGCGGAGAACATGCAAGTTCTGGCCGCTGCTTGCTATTGGATAGCGCTGAAGATACAAGGCAATGTCATATCTTCGAAAAAGTTGGTGAAAGCTGCAGCTAATGTATTTACTGTTGAACTTTTGATAGTTGCCGAGAGTGCGGTGATGGAGAGACTG AAATTTCCAATCCAGCCAATAGTGGCCCAGGATTTTATAGCCTACATGTCGTGGGTGTGCGATGCAGCTAACTTTGTGGAGATCGAAACGGCTGCGACCCTCATGTTCATGGCGGGTCTAGTAGTAAACCCCGGTTTACCACAAGACCTGGTGGAAAAAGACGGTGCTGAGACACCTCCTTTGTTGTCTTCGAACTACCCCTCGATTTTAGCAGCCGCTGCTGTAAGGAACGCTTTGCTCGTGTTAAAGAAAAGAGAATTACTAAGAGTCCTGGAGACGAATGATGT ATATAAAGCAGCAGTGAAGAAGGGGTCTAACTTCGATTTCCTATGCTCATTGCAGTGGTGGGCGCTGCGCAAAATGTCGTCTCCAAATTACGACTACAGAGCTCTTTTAGAAAAAGCACAAAACCGTATTTTGACAGACAAAATTGTAGCGTCCGTTAATACTAATTCCTTTTATCTAGAACTAAGTTGTATTTAA
- the LOC120633645 gene encoding leukocyte elastase inhibitor-like: MKILYTICSVCILAMHINCQLRQGNQQRKGLNPLNDDSTAIRYSTESSYDKYIQDLLNSIQTTRSTQSSNTINNIPVNEIPQANYNYANDRVNGIQDEASPIALNPIRFMGVGSTEVEQLNNITYAITTFGINLMKSINYLQTGNIIVSPTSIATVLALLQQGTFGDAQNQITRSLQTPPEVSAPTYKRLTYDMKKRNSRNILTVSNNLFVGDGFDMNPDFKETAVENFGSEVTTMDFSRPAWAVNQINKWVAIQTHNRIENLLPPNAVGINTQLVIANAVYFKGLWETKFKKEATKKLTFNLSNGETKSVPFMRMRHGFKFGIEEDTRARVVVMPFERHQYSLILILPHQLSSVDTILGSLTNAKLVSYHKFEEIETQLEIPKFTMKSDTNLIPVLKVMGITEIFSQKTDLTRIGTYRTFSPEITSAIHTGYLSVDEQGLSASAATGFAAVALSYDDPSATFRANRPFLAILWDTQFAIPLFIARIEDPSL; the protein is encoded by the exons ATGAAGATATTATACA caatttgTTCTGTGTGCATATTGGCAATGCACATAAATTGCCAGCTTCGTCAAGGAAACCAACAAAGAAAGGGTCTCAATCCTCTAAACGATGACAGTACAGCAATACGTTATTCCACAGAAAGTTCTTACGACAAATATATTCAAGATCTATTGAACAGTATACAAACTACCAGATCTACACAAAGCAGCAACACTATTAACAATATACCAGTCAATGAAATTCCGCAAGCAAATTATAATTACGCTAACGACAGAGTTAATGGAATCCAGGACGAGGCGTCTCCAATAGCTCTTAATCCAATAAGATTTATGGGTGTTGGTAGCACTGAGGTGGAGCAATTGAACAATATAACGTATGCTATCACGACCTTCGGAATTAATTTAATGAAG AgtataaattatttgcaaacCGGTAATATTATAGTCTCGCCGACATCTATCGCGACTGTTTTGGCGCTTCTCCAGCAAGGTACCTTTGGTGATGCGCAAAATCAAATTACAAGGTCCTTGCAAACGCCTCCCGAGGTATCAGCACCCACATATAAAAGGCTCACTTATGATATGAAA AAACGAAACTCGAGAAACATCCTAACTGTTTCAAATAACCTATTCGTAGGTGATGGCTTTGATATGAACCCTGACTTCAAAGAGACTGCCGTCGAGAATTTCGGAAGCGAAGTTACAACCATGGACTTTTCGAGACCTGCATGGGCTGTTAACCAAATTAATAAATGGGTTGCTATCCAAACTCACAATAGGATTGAAAACCTTTTACCACCTA ATGCAGTTGGCATCAACACTCAGTTGGTAATAGCAAATGCAGTGTATTTCAAAGGACTGTGGGAGACTAAATTCAAAAAAGAAGCAACAAAAAAACTGACATTCAATTTGAGTAACGGAGAAACCAAATCTGTGCCGTTCATGCGTATGCGGCATGGATTTAAATTTGGTATTGAAGAGGATACCAGGGCACGGGTCGTGGTAATGCCTTTTGAG cgTCATCAATACTCATTAATTTTGATATTGCCACATCAATTGTCTTCTGTGGATACTATTTTGGGCTCTCTGACTAATGCCAAGCTAGTGAGTTACCACAAATTTGAAGAAATCGAAACACAACTGGAAATACCGAAGTTTACTATGAAATCGGATACTAATCTGATCCCTGTTCTGAAAGTG aTGGGTATAACAGAAATATTTTCACAGAAAACCGACCTGACGCGTATCGGTACATATCGCACTTTTTCGCCAGAGATCACCAGTGCTATACACACGGGCTATCTCTCCGTCGACGAGCAGGGTCTGTCAGCGTCGGCTGCAACTGGTTTCGCAGCGGTGGCTTTATCTTATGACGATCCATCAGCGACTTTCCGTGCTAACAGACCGTTCTTAGCTATTCTATGGGATACGCAGTTTGCCATACCATTATTCATAGCTAGGATTGAAGATCCGTCACTGTAA